Proteins co-encoded in one Myripristis murdjan chromosome 4, fMyrMur1.1, whole genome shotgun sequence genomic window:
- the ctdspl3 gene encoding CTD small phosphatase-like protein 2, whose product MRLRSQKTIRESPLTPKSGGRRSGRATPRGARLARTESPLQTKDKETLDVGSAPSDDDVPKMSRRPLARGRLRKRAIAVDDGETDLAFKTPTRPTMRHQRVLVEIDPASPRNITARNIYSPIVRFLTPSKENMKGSGTGKDVLMSPEQCVFGYGSMDLLAGDEDSDDVFSPFTFIKNIPSRSEQSRPCHRDIPPKTRSTPEATLVLDLDETLMFSSLNVIEDAQYTFHTAFQDHLYKVYVILRPYVKEFLQSMAKTYEMFIYTSAKKDYAEKILDILDPQRKLFRHRLYQEDCSCVLGHYIKDLGVLARDLAKTVVLDNAPHTYPYHLMNTIPIKSWSGEPEDRELQKLIPYLEKLSAAEDFRELLKRRKDHFHRLLSED is encoded by the exons ATGAGACTGAGGTCTCAAAAAACCATTAGAGAGTCTCCGTTAACTCCGAAGAGCGGCGGCCGACGGTCAGGCAGAGCTACGCCGCGAGGAGCACGGCTGGCGCGGACCGAGAGCCCGCTGCAAACAAAG GATAAAGAAACCTTGGATGTAGGCTCTGCCCCCTCAGACGATGACGTTCCAAAGATGTCAAGGCGACCTCTGGCTCGGGGCCGGCTGAGGAAGAGAGCCATTGCTGTTGATGATGGAGAGACAG ATTTAGCTTTCAAGACTCCAACCAGACCCACCATGCGCCATCAGCGGGTTTTGGTGGAGATCGACCCAGCATCTCCTCGTAACATCACAGCCAGAAACATCTACTCGCCCATCGTACGCTTTCTCACACCCAGCAAAGAGA aCATGAAGGGTTCAGGGACTGGGAAAGATGTGTTGATGAGTccggagcagtgtgtgtttggctacGGCTCAATGGACCTGCTGGCCGGAGATGAGGACAGTGATGACGTCTTCAGCCC cTTTACCTTCATCAAAAACATACCGTCCCGATCCGAGCAGTCCAGACCATGTCACAGAGACATTCCCCCCAAGACCAGGAGCACCCCAGAGGCTACACTGGTTTTAGACCTG GATGAGACCCTCATGTTCAGCTCTCTGAATGTCATTGAAGATGCACAGTACACCTTCCACACAGCTTTCCAGGACCATCTGTACAAG GTCTACGTGATCTTACGACCATACGTGAAGGAGTTTCTGCAGTCCATGGCAAAAACTTATGAG ATGTTTATTTATACATCTGCAAAGAAGGACTATGCTGAGAAGATACTGGACATTCTGGACCCACAGAGAAAACTGTTTCG gCATCGTCTGTATCAGGAAGACTGCTCCTGTGTCCTCGGCCACTACATCAAGGACCTGGGCGTCCTGGCAAGAGACCTCGCCAAGACAGTGGTGCTGGACAATGCACCCCACACCTACCCATACCAT CTGATGAACACGATTCCCATCAAGAGCTGGTCTGGGGAGCCGGAGGACCGAGAGCTCCAGAAGCTCATTCCCTACCTGGAGAAACTGTCTGCAGCT gagGATTTTCGGGAGTTactgaagaggaggaaggatcATTTTCACAGACTTCTGTCAGAGGACTGA